The Tetrapisispora phaffii CBS 4417 chromosome 5, complete genome genome segment GAAGAACTGGACGGATTTTGTTGTCTGATGAATGGCTGTTGCATTGACAATTCCAGATTTTGAAGAGAAGATTGTTGAGTCTGGGTAGCATTATTGTTCTGTGGTTGAGCAACAGATAATTGGGATTGGCTTCCAGTCTTCGATAGAGTTTGAGAAGAGTTTGAACCAAAAATACCAgcataattattaatagcAGGAGAAGAGTTAAAactgtttttattattagtagGGGTATTTATACTAGCAACTGGTGCATTGTTACTTGCAGCAGCAGTTGCAGCATGTGCTTGTAACAAACTTGTGTAAGATAACGATTGGTGAAGTGAACCACCAGTGGAACTTGGTTGTAGTGGATGAACTGAACCAATTAAATCAGCTTGACCTTGcatatttaaatgagaTTGCAAATTTCCTGGGTCTAATATTTTCCTTCTAACGATAATGAAGGAAACATCGTAAGCAGTAACTAAGCCTAAAAAGGAACATAAAACGTTGATAATACGTTTATAGTTTGCTGACAAACCTATTGGATAGGCAAGCTCATAATAAACCTTCTCTCgttctttaaataataataattgagAATAAATTTCCAAGGTATCAGGATCATTAAAATCTAATTGTTGAGGCGGAAGAGGTAACGCCGTAGATGAAGGTAATGGTGGGTAAAATCTTTCTGTAGTGTTAACTTGGTTTCCAtacaaagaagaatttgtATTTTGATTAACAAGGTATTGAGAAGATTGATTTTGCTGATTTAGTAAATTGGTAGAACTGTTGgtattcaataaattatttttgtttccGGCACCACTCGCATTACCATTGTTACTACCAACAAAAGTTGAAAAAAGTTGAATAGAAGATTGAGAATTGAGATTTCCATTATATAGGGATGTACTACTATTCATGTTGTTCAATCCAGTTCTACTCAACGATTGTAAGGATAAATGTGAATTAGAGTTTAGTAAACTATGTTGTTCCTCTAACTGACCTCTCTTTTCACGCTTCTCACGTTCAATTCTGTCCCTTTCCATTTGAGGTAAcatttttttgtattcaACTCTTAATTTTCTACCGCCGATTTCTTCACCATTTAATACATCGATCACTTTGGTAGTTTCATCTGTTGATTGAAAATTAGCAAAAGCTAAACCTCTAAATACACCATTATCAAAATGGTAATTAAATGCGTAAGGTAAAGGTAAACCTTTTTTCTCAATAAATTCCAATAATTGTTCCTTTTTGATAGCAAatggaatattttttataacgATAGCTGTTGGGATAACatcatcatcgtcatcatcttcattgGCTAATTTATCGTCTTGATCTCTAGGAAGTGTGTTGTCATTGTATAGTACTTTAGAACTGTTATTCGATGGAGAGGTTTTAGGCCCTATATCTGGAAGAGATACATCGACGATGTTATCAGAATATGACATAGCAAACTCAGGTGTACCCTCGTCAATGACCATCTAGATATTATGATTTAAATGACTGGATCCTTGGGAGTCCGTCACTGATGAATAATCCAGATTAATGAAGTGGAAAAATaatctattattttctctctctctttctctttttcaGTCTCCCTCTAATGCTAGCTTTAAAATACGTTCAACTATTAAAATAGAATCTGttatatatgaatttaaAGTTTCCACAGTTATgtgttttaaatttttcagatttcagaataagaaaaagtttaaaaaagttaaatGGAATAAACTTCTGggaaaaaagaaataacgAACACTGCACAAGAAAAAGTTTCTGCGTTAATTTAGTTATATTGGTGTTTTCTTGGAAATAACCAAATGGTTTTAGGTTAGGAATTATTGAACAGTACAATTACACCATTTGATCTTCTGCAACTGAACAActaattattatcaattcaaatttaaagatatgTACCATGCAATAACAAATTAAACTGTTTCCAATATTGTATAATAATCTTTCACGGCCCTGTAACATAGCGTTGTTGTATATTATCATGTACTCAATCAATTTGTGTAGACTTTTGTATGCATGGAAAAACTCCGAGCAACGGTATGTTTTTCCCGTTCTATGGTTTTCAAGGCGCATACGCAAAATCACACATTTAGTAGTTTGTGCGTATTAATATTTCTGATGTGTAGAACCTAATCAATGAAAATACATGAAAGGATAGTTAGTATTTGTaagttaataattaaaaattcacaTCGAATTGGTTACAAATTCATATCAGTAAGCATGAAACATCTCTGggagaaaaaaataagaaaccAAACCTATAAATAGAGAGAGCATATCAATTCGTACATAAATAGTATGCATTCATGGTACCTTAACCCACCTCTGCGTATACGCCTGTTAGATGTAGTATAAACTAATCATGATTGTATAGAGAGAGAGAGCGAGAGAGAGCGTTTGTGTGAGTGCATGTGTGTGATTCGTTTCCTTATTATTGACATACATATATTGATTCCGGATTTTCAAATACTTCTTCTGCAACATATAACACATCAGTGTACACCCTCTTGCTAATAGTATCATTACCAATCCAAAATTATCCTGATATCACTACCTTTATAAATGGTGCAAGTTTGCCAAAGTTCCATCATAACCACCTCTAATACCGTGACCGTTACAAAAAATACCCATTGTACATTTCTAAACCTAAGCATTACCTTATTCATCTGTTATCAGTTGTAAACACTTGTTATTATCCGTATATAAATGTGTGTTTAATGGTAGAACTAATTTAGCCGCtcatgtatatatatactttatatATGGCAGTTACGCCTAAATCATCTATCTGTCCTGGTTCACCCGGACCAGATGTAATCACCTGTTACGACTCGCAGTTGCTCGCTCTCTATAGATATTGACATTCTAAAGAAAGCCAATTTATGAAATAACatataatacaataaatatttagtaaCAAACGGTAAAGAACTTCAACCATGAATGAATGATTGTTGACTTTTCTTCAagtatattaatatttgattaaGTTACATAGTTGATAATCAATTGTCCTTATTTGTTACAAAAAGAaacttaaaaatttattttcctCGTATTTATCGTTGGATTATAGAAAACCAAAACTATAAgcaaatataaaatatacaaatagACGCAATGGTCGCTACTCCTCCTCCTCCAGGTGGTCAACGTATAttgagaagaagaagacaAGTGCAAAGCTCCAAGGAAAAAAAAGCCAAGCAAACTCCAACATCTGCTAGAAGTGCTGGTTTCGGTGGTTCTTCTGGTTCTATTTTAAAAGTCTTCACTGAAGAAGCCAATGCTTTCAGAATTGattctttaattgttttgtttttagCTTTTGGATTTGTTCTCTCTGTATTTGGTTTACATATCGTTAACAAGATGTCTGGTAGATTATATTAGATCGTCATATCTGCTCACAGtatgttttttctttacaAAAGACTCgcatatattatttaatgtcTGACGGAATGGAAAAATCTGGCCAGAGGAAATGATTTTGGGCATTGTATACataaattatcatatatcaaaaaataccAAATACATAATGCATTGATATAATTCATAGAAGGCCATAATACTTATGTGCAATCGGTAGTTGCCTATCTAAACATCTATCTACCTATCAATCTATATATACCTTGTATACTTTAACGTTTACgtaaaattataatgaaCTTTCCATTTTGTgcttcaataaaaatatatgtacatatatatatttgtgatatttatttatccTTTTATTGCTTTATTTGCAAGGAATAAAACACACTCGCGTATGCGTCATATAATGATGTTAAATGTACCACGTATATTATAAgtcttttattaaaaattccaGGACGTTTTCCAGATTCTTTATGTCCACAACATGTTTTTCAATGTCTCCATTGGAATCTACTAAAAAACTCCATCCATACTCATCTTTATATTGAGCATATTTCTGTTTCCAACTCTCTTCTCCTGACCATCTCCTTCCCCTGACTTCAATTTCCACATTTGGCCAATTGTTAGGTCCTGCAATCACAATTAATGGAATACCTATTAGTTGTGATAATTGGATCTTTTGGCCTAAGCTTATTTTCTCATtgaatgaatttaaaacttcattattaaactGTGCTGAATTTTCTAActcttttttcaatatatctATCTTCtgatttataatattttctcCCTTTGAAGCAACCGGTGTGCAGAAGCTGACTTTATAAGGGCTAATTGATGCGGGCCATCTAAATCCCTTGTTATCTTTTGATATTTCTGCAATAGCGCCAAATAATCTACTGATACCTATTCCGTAGCATCccatttcaataaaattagtgtttttattatttgcatCTGAGAACGTTGCACCTAATGCTTTTGTATACTTCGTGCCTAGGTGGAATGTATGTCCCAC includes the following:
- the TPHA0E01030 gene encoding uncharacterized protein (similar to Saccharomyces cerevisiae PIN4 (YBL051C); ancestral locus Anc_7.370), translating into MVIDEGTPEFAMSYSDNIVDVSLPDIGPKTSPSNNSSKVLYNDNTLPRDQDDKLANEDDDDDDVIPTAIVIKNIPFAIKKEQLLEFIEKKGLPLPYAFNYHFDNGVFRGLAFANFQSTDETTKVIDVLNGEEIGGRKLRVEYKKMLPQMERDRIEREKREKRGQLEEQHSLLNSNSHLSLQSLSRTGLNNMNSSTSLYNGNLNSQSSIQLFSTFVGSNNGNASGAGNKNNLLNTNSSTNLLNQQNQSSQYLVNQNTNSSLYGNQVNTTERFYPPLPSSTALPLPPQQLDFNDPDTLEIYSQLLLFKEREKVYYELAYPIGLSANYKRIINVLCSFLGLVTAYDVSFIIVRRKILDPGNLQSHLNMQGQADLIGSVHPLQPSSTGGSLHQSLSYTSLLQAHAATAAASNNAPVASINTPTNNKNSFNSSPAINNYAGIFGSNSSQTLSKTGSQSQLSVAQPQNNNATQTQQSSLQNLELSMQQPFIRQQNPSSSSRIPSGYSSNNNAMKQMNALLRNQTLSPANNQAQSPTSNLQRVPSFYSNNSLGNSSTLLSSQLQDPSQQPFQQLIAQNTSGSVHSNYSSQSFIDEAAQGNHFSNLNQNNNGTVNDNLEEGLSRSLSGLDL
- the SBH2 gene encoding Arf family guanine nucleotide exchange factor SBH2 (similar to Saccharomyces cerevisiae SBH2 (YER019C-A) and SBH1 (YER087C-B); ancestral locus Anc_7.369) translates to MVATPPPPGGQRILRRRRQVQSSKEKKAKQTPTSARSAGFGGSSGSILKVFTEEANAFRIDSLIVLFLAFGFVLSVFGLHIVNKMSGRLY